One part of the Pseudomonas sp. MYb118 genome encodes these proteins:
- the flgE gene encoding flagellar hook protein FlgE: protein MSFNIGLSGLYAANKQLDVTGNNIANVATVGFKSSRAEFEDVYSATRLGSGSKTIGNGVRLANVSQQFTQGDINNTGNVLDMGINGSGFFVLNENGSMSYTRAGTFKVDKDGYVTNSDGTARLQGYGVDANGKIINGILTDLRIDTSNLAPKTTTTISSTINLNSTATAINQTTFPFDPAKQESFTKQFTTPVYDAQGNQHSMDQYMVKTGDNTWNVYTLIDGRNPNGTDPTDPATPPVASTMAFDTSGKLVSVTTPGTPPVVSPDLKITGWVPGKVTNGTWSPNGAAADPAGITVSMSNTTQFNADTARSIPVQNGYATGQITNLTIDGSGVLLANFSNNQTKAIGQISLASFTNEQGLQPVGGTSWKETYASGIPGYDAPQTGTLGSINSNSLEESNVNLTSELVDLIKAQSNYQANAKTISTQSTIMQTIIQMT, encoded by the coding sequence ATGTCTTTTAACATCGGCCTTAGCGGTCTCTATGCAGCCAACAAGCAACTGGACGTGACCGGCAACAACATCGCCAACGTGGCGACCGTCGGTTTCAAATCGTCCCGTGCGGAATTCGAAGACGTGTACTCGGCGACTCGTCTGGGCAGCGGCAGCAAAACCATCGGTAACGGTGTGCGCCTGGCCAACGTTTCGCAGCAGTTCACCCAGGGCGACATCAACAACACCGGCAACGTGCTGGACATGGGTATCAACGGTTCCGGCTTCTTCGTGCTGAACGAAAACGGTTCGATGTCGTACACCCGTGCCGGTACCTTCAAGGTCGACAAGGACGGTTACGTCACCAACTCCGACGGCACCGCGCGCCTGCAAGGCTATGGTGTGGACGCCAATGGCAAGATCATCAACGGCATCCTGACCGACCTGCGTATCGACACCTCGAACCTGGCGCCGAAGACCACGACCACCATTTCGTCGACGATCAACCTGAACTCCACGGCCACCGCGATCAACCAGACGACCTTCCCGTTCGATCCGGCCAAGCAGGAATCCTTCACCAAGCAGTTCACCACCCCGGTCTATGACGCCCAGGGCAACCAGCACTCCATGGACCAGTACATGGTCAAGACGGGCGATAACACCTGGAATGTGTACACGCTGATCGACGGGCGCAACCCGAATGGCACCGATCCTACCGATCCGGCGACACCTCCGGTGGCTTCGACCATGGCGTTCGACACGTCTGGCAAGCTGGTGTCGGTGACCACCCCTGGTACTCCGCCAGTGGTCAGCCCTGACCTGAAAATCACCGGCTGGGTGCCGGGCAAGGTGACCAATGGCACTTGGAGCCCGAACGGCGCAGCCGCCGATCCGGCCGGCATCACCGTGTCCATGTCCAACACCACTCAGTTCAACGCCGATACTGCCCGTTCGATTCCGGTCCAGAACGGTTACGCCACTGGCCAGATCACCAACCTGACCATCGACGGCAGCGGTGTGTTGCTGGCCAACTTCAGCAACAACCAGACCAAGGCCATTGGCCAGATCTCCCTGGCCAGCTTCACCAACGAGCAAGGCTTGCAGCCAGTGGGCGGCACCAGCTGGAAAGAGACCTACGCGTCGGGTATCCCGGGTTACGATGCTCCGCAAACCGGCACCCTGGGCTCGATCAACTCCAACTCGCTGGAAGAGTCCAACGTCAACCTGACCAGCGAACTGGTCGACCTGATCAAGGCGCAGAGCAACTACCAGGCGAACGCCAAGACCATCTCGACCCAGAGCACCATCATGCAGACCATCATCCAGATGACCTGA
- the flgD gene encoding flagellar hook assembly protein FlgD yields MSVSDSTGGLSMNDILANSSVRTNTTNNDGLAGAAGAATGKKALGKDAFLQLLVTQLKNQNPLEPQDNGEFVAQLAQFSSLEGITTLNDTVAGLAANYSSSQALQASSLVGRSVIAPGSKAVVDTSKSFTGTIAVPASVDPVKVKITDADGKVVRTLDLGSQKAGEASFIWDGKNDAGEVAAAGTYTFDATATYDGKATSLVTYLPATVNSVTISQTGGELMLNLAGLGSIALSKVQTIGM; encoded by the coding sequence ATGAGTGTTAGCGATTCCACCGGCGGCCTCAGCATGAATGACATCCTGGCCAACTCTTCGGTCAGGACCAACACCACCAACAACGATGGCCTGGCAGGTGCGGCGGGTGCCGCGACCGGCAAAAAGGCCCTGGGCAAGGACGCGTTCCTGCAGTTGCTGGTAACGCAGTTGAAGAACCAGAACCCGCTGGAGCCTCAGGACAACGGCGAGTTCGTTGCCCAGTTGGCGCAGTTCAGCAGCCTGGAAGGCATCACCACGCTCAACGACACCGTAGCCGGCCTGGCGGCCAACTACAGCTCGTCGCAGGCGTTGCAGGCTTCGTCGCTGGTGGGCCGTTCGGTCATCGCGCCGGGCAGCAAGGCCGTGGTCGATACCTCCAAGAGCTTTACCGGCACCATCGCCGTTCCGGCGTCGGTCGACCCGGTCAAGGTCAAGATCACAGATGCCGACGGCAAAGTCGTCCGCACCCTCGACCTGGGCAGCCAGAAGGCCGGCGAAGCCAGCTTCATCTGGGACGGCAAGAACGATGCGGGCGAAGTGGCCGCAGCGGGCACGTACACCTTCGATGCCACCGCGACTTACGACGGCAAGGCAACATCGTTGGTGACCTACCTGCCTGCCACCGTCAACAGCGTGACCATCAGCCAGACCGGCGGTGAGTTGATGCTCAATCTGGCCGGGTTGGGCAGCATCGCCCTGTCCAAAGTGCAAACCATTGGTATGTAA
- the flgC gene encoding flagellar basal body rod protein FlgC has protein sequence MSLASVFNIAGSGMSAQTTRLNTVASNIANAETVSSSIDQTYRARHPVFATMFQGGQSGGSDSLFQNQDAAGQGVQVLGVVEDQSNLEARYQPNHPAADAKGYVYYPNVNVVEEMADMISASRSFQTNAEMMNTAKAMMQKVLTLGQ, from the coding sequence ATGTCGCTAGCCAGCGTTTTCAACATTGCCGGTAGCGGCATGAGCGCCCAGACCACCCGTCTGAACACCGTGGCCTCGAACATCGCCAACGCCGAAACCGTCTCGTCGAGCATCGACCAGACCTACCGCGCACGTCACCCGGTGTTTGCCACCATGTTCCAGGGCGGCCAGAGCGGCGGCAGCGATTCGCTGTTCCAGAACCAGGACGCGGCAGGCCAGGGCGTGCAGGTACTGGGCGTGGTCGAAGACCAGAGCAACCTGGAAGCGCGCTACCAACCGAATCATCCGGCGGCCGACGCCAAGGGCTACGTCTACTACCCGAACGTCAACGTGGTGGAAGAAATGGCCGACATGATTTCTGCGAGCCGTTCGTTCCAGACCAACGCGGAAATGATGAATACCGCCAAAGCCATGATGCAGAAAGTCCTGACCCTCGGTCAGTGA
- the flgB gene encoding flagellar basal body rod protein FlgB yields MSISFDKALGIHEQALGFRAQRAEVLANNIANADTPNYKARDLDFSKVLAEQSEKTKNGTFALNMTNSRHIEAQGLGNGDESLMYRTPMQPSIDQNTVDAQLEQSNYAENSVNFQASFTLLNSKFKGLVSALRGE; encoded by the coding sequence ATGAGCATCAGCTTCGATAAAGCGCTCGGTATCCACGAACAGGCTCTGGGCTTCCGCGCCCAGCGTGCCGAAGTTCTGGCCAACAACATCGCCAACGCCGACACCCCGAACTACAAGGCCCGGGATCTGGACTTCTCGAAAGTGCTCGCCGAGCAGAGCGAGAAGACCAAGAACGGCACGTTCGCCTTGAACATGACCAACAGCCGTCATATCGAAGCGCAAGGTCTGGGCAACGGCGACGAGTCGCTGATGTACCGCACGCCGATGCAGCCGTCGATCGACCAGAACACCGTGGACGCTCAACTGGAACAGTCGAACTACGCGGAAAACTCGGTCAACTTCCAGGCCAGTTTCACTCTGCTCAACAGCAAATTCAAAGGGCTGGTATCGGCCCTGCGTGGAGAATAA
- the cheR gene encoding protein-glutamate O-methyltransferase CheR, with translation MSTGNLDFEQFRVFLEKACGILLGENKQYLVSSRLNKLMEQQGIKSLGELVQRIQTQPRSGLREMVVDAMTTNETLWFRDTYPFEVLKSKVLPEAIKAAPGQRLRIWSAACSSGQEPYSLSMAIDEFERTNIGQLKAGVQIVATDLSGSMLINCKTGEYDSLAIGRGLSPERLQRYFDPKGPGRWAVKAPIKSRVEFRAFNLLDSYASLGKFDIVFCRNVLIYFSAEVKKDILLRIHSTLKPGGYLFLGASEALNGLPDHYQMVQCSPGIIYQAK, from the coding sequence TTGTCTACGGGTAATTTGGATTTCGAACAGTTCCGGGTCTTCCTGGAAAAAGCCTGTGGCATTTTGCTGGGTGAAAACAAGCAGTACCTGGTCTCGAGCCGTCTCAACAAACTGATGGAGCAGCAAGGCATCAAATCCCTGGGTGAGCTGGTCCAGCGCATCCAGACCCAGCCGCGCAGCGGGTTGCGCGAGATGGTGGTCGATGCCATGACGACCAACGAAACCCTGTGGTTTCGTGACACCTATCCGTTTGAAGTGTTGAAGAGCAAGGTGCTGCCCGAGGCCATCAAGGCCGCTCCCGGCCAACGGCTGCGGATCTGGTCGGCGGCCTGTTCGTCGGGGCAGGAACCGTATTCGCTGTCGATGGCCATCGACGAGTTCGAGCGGACCAATATCGGTCAGTTGAAAGCCGGTGTGCAGATCGTTGCCACCGACCTGTCCGGCTCCATGCTGATCAACTGCAAGACCGGCGAATACGACAGCCTGGCCATCGGCCGCGGTTTGTCGCCGGAGCGCCTGCAACGCTACTTCGACCCCAAGGGACCGGGGCGCTGGGCCGTCAAGGCACCGATCAAGAGCCGCGTGGAGTTCCGCGCCTTCAACCTGCTGGACAGCTACGCGAGCCTCGGCAAATTCGACATCGTGTTCTGCCGCAACGTGCTGATCTACTTCTCCGCCGAGGTGAAGAAAGACATCCTGTTGCGCATCCACAGCACGCTCAAGCCGGGCGGCTATCTGTTCCTCGGCGCTTCCGAAGCGCTGAACGGTCTGCCGGATCATTACCAGATGGTCCAGTGCAGCCCGGGGATCATTTACCAGGCGAAGTGA
- a CDS encoding chemotaxis protein CheV gives MAGVMDSVNQRTQLVGQNRLELLLFRLDGQQLYGINVFKVREVLQCPALTVMPKSSPVVCGVANIRGATIPILDLAMATGAGALKDQSSPFVIITEYNTKTQGFLVRSVERIVNMNWEEIHPPPKGTGRDHYLTAVTRVDNQLVEIIDVEKVLAEVAPTPEAISVGVVDEQTQHKALSLRVLTVDDSSVARKQVTRCLQTVGVEVVALNDGRQALDYLRKLVDEGKKPEEEFLMMISDIEMPEMDGYTLTAEIRNDPRMQKLHIILHTSLSGVFNQAMVKKVGADDFLAKFRPDDLASRVVDRIKAADIS, from the coding sequence ATGGCTGGTGTAATGGATTCGGTAAACCAGCGCACGCAACTGGTAGGGCAGAATCGCCTGGAGCTGTTGTTGTTCCGTCTTGACGGCCAGCAGCTCTACGGGATCAACGTATTCAAGGTTCGCGAGGTGCTGCAATGCCCCGCGCTGACCGTGATGCCCAAGTCCAGTCCTGTCGTGTGCGGTGTGGCAAATATTCGCGGGGCGACCATTCCGATCCTGGATCTGGCGATGGCGACCGGTGCCGGTGCGTTGAAAGATCAAAGCAGTCCGTTCGTGATCATCACGGAGTACAACACCAAGACCCAGGGTTTCCTGGTGCGCTCGGTGGAACGCATCGTCAACATGAACTGGGAAGAGATCCATCCGCCACCCAAGGGGACGGGGCGCGATCACTACCTGACCGCTGTGACCCGGGTCGACAATCAGTTAGTCGAAATCATCGACGTCGAGAAGGTGCTGGCAGAAGTGGCGCCGACACCGGAAGCGATTTCGGTCGGTGTGGTCGATGAACAGACCCAGCACAAGGCCTTGTCGTTGCGAGTCCTGACGGTCGATGATTCGTCGGTGGCGCGCAAACAGGTCACACGTTGCCTGCAGACGGTCGGTGTGGAAGTGGTGGCGTTGAACGACGGGCGGCAAGCGCTGGACTACCTGCGCAAGCTGGTCGACGAGGGCAAGAAGCCGGAAGAAGAGTTCCTGATGATGATTTCCGACATCGAGATGCCGGAAATGGACGGGTACACCCTCACGGCCGAAATCCGCAACGACCCGCGCATGCAAAAGCTTCATATCATCCTGCATACTTCGTTGTCGGGTGTATTCAATCAGGCGATGGTCAAGAAGGTCGGTGCCGATGACTTCCTGGCCAAATTCCGTCCTGATGACCTGGCATCCCGGGTGGTTGACCGGATCAAAGCAGCAGACATCAGCTAG
- the flgA gene encoding flagellar basal body P-ring formation chaperone FlgA, whose amino-acid sequence MNTEPTFFRRLTSAFRRTLCAVSAVCLFNAGSPALADAVTLPDMLIGVTQGFLEFTVEDYLATSQTEGRYEIEVKQLDPRLRMPMCDKELTASLESPAKPLGRVTVKVRCEGSSPWTVFVPAQVRLFRDVVTTSRPLRRADIVEPADVLLRERDISLITQGYLTTLDQAIGQRLTRPMVADQVVTLVNLEQTEVIRKGDQVVITARSGTLSVRMPGEALSNGGMSEQIRVKNLNSKRVIKAQVIAPGQVEVSM is encoded by the coding sequence ATGAACACAGAACCGACATTTTTCCGACGCCTGACATCCGCCTTCCGCAGAACGCTCTGCGCGGTGTCGGCCGTCTGCCTGTTCAACGCTGGCAGCCCTGCCCTTGCTGACGCAGTTACCTTGCCTGACATGCTTATCGGCGTCACCCAGGGCTTTCTTGAATTCACCGTAGAGGACTACCTGGCCACCAGTCAAACGGAAGGTCGCTACGAAATCGAAGTCAAGCAGCTCGATCCACGCCTGCGCATGCCCATGTGCGACAAGGAATTGACAGCCAGCCTTGAGAGCCCGGCCAAGCCGCTGGGCCGCGTCACGGTCAAGGTCCGCTGCGAAGGCAGCTCCCCGTGGACGGTCTTCGTGCCCGCTCAAGTGCGCCTGTTTCGCGATGTCGTGACCACCAGCCGGCCCCTGCGCCGCGCCGACATTGTCGAACCCGCCGACGTCCTGCTGCGCGAGCGTGATATCAGCCTGATCACCCAGGGCTACCTGACCACCCTGGACCAGGCGATCGGACAACGACTTACCCGACCAATGGTCGCCGATCAGGTGGTGACCCTGGTCAACCTTGAACAGACCGAAGTCATTCGCAAGGGCGATCAGGTGGTCATCACCGCCCGCAGCGGCACGCTGAGCGTGCGAATGCCGGGCGAAGCCCTGTCCAACGGCGGGATGAGCGAACAGATACGGGTGAAAAACCTCAATTCCAAAAGGGTCATCAAGGCGCAAGTGATCGCGCCGGGCCAGGTGGAAGTGTCCATGTAA
- the flgM gene encoding flagellar biosynthesis anti-sigma factor FlgM codes for MVIDFSRLNSTSSLTGNTRTSAAKDPAETGKSAALNTPAEQASTVKSGESVHLSNEAQQLQQVTDKLRDQPAVDKARVAELKAAIADGSYKVDSNRVASKLLNFEAQR; via the coding sequence ATGGTCATCGATTTCAGCCGTTTGAACAGCACCTCGTCACTGACGGGCAATACACGTACCAGCGCCGCCAAGGATCCAGCCGAAACCGGCAAATCCGCAGCGCTGAATACTCCGGCCGAGCAGGCCAGCACCGTAAAGAGCGGGGAATCGGTACACCTCAGCAATGAGGCTCAACAGTTGCAACAGGTCACTGACAAGCTGCGTGATCAGCCTGCCGTCGATAAAGCCCGCGTGGCCGAGTTGAAAGCAGCGATTGCCGATGGCAGCTACAAAGTCGACAGCAACCGTGTAGCCAGCAAACTGCTCAACTTCGAAGCCCAGCGCTAG
- a CDS encoding flagella synthesis protein FlgN gives MHDTNLLQLITDDFAPAQHLLELLQTESLALHGRDMPLLEDILAQKQAMIILLEQHGRKRSEILASLNLPLNRSGLEQLASQSSVGEQLLAQSDVLTDLLAQCQAANANNGQSILVQQAATANQLKILTGGEPPALYDARGSTAKLAKPRPLSQA, from the coding sequence ATGCACGACACTAATTTATTGCAACTGATCACCGACGACTTTGCTCCAGCTCAACACCTGCTGGAGTTACTGCAAACCGAGTCCCTCGCCTTGCACGGTCGCGACATGCCGCTGCTCGAAGACATTCTGGCGCAGAAGCAGGCAATGATCATTCTGCTCGAACAGCATGGCCGCAAGCGCAGTGAAATCCTCGCCAGCCTGAACCTGCCGCTCAACCGCAGCGGCCTGGAACAACTGGCCAGCCAATCCAGCGTGGGCGAACAATTGTTGGCACAAAGTGACGTGCTGACAGACCTTCTGGCTCAGTGCCAGGCGGCCAACGCCAACAATGGCCAGTCGATTCTGGTGCAGCAGGCCGCCACGGCCAACCAGCTGAAAATCCTCACCGGCGGTGAACCGCCAGCACTTTATGATGCACGCGGATCAACCGCGAAGCTTGCGAAGCCGCGTCCGCTCAGTCAGGCTTGA
- a CDS encoding flagellar brake protein, giving the protein MSNALNAEDSPQPPKVLTTPLEISGNLRQLQDSHDPLIITFHERTQRFQSYLVDVDRDSGTIKLDEMIPRDGERFMLAGEPYKVEGFHEGVRIAWESNGTPTLSDSGDERCYIAPLPDEVVYHQRRNAFRAALKLAQLVDIDLDGEKLKSPIRGKLLDISATGCKLRFDGDITESLQLGQVYDRFAAALPFGKMTAPVELRYLHFEEKISTTFAGIRFHNMSGLVQRQVERFVYQLQREARRFDKDDM; this is encoded by the coding sequence GTGTCCAATGCCTTAAATGCGGAAGATTCCCCGCAGCCACCCAAGGTGCTTACCACGCCTCTGGAGATCTCCGGCAACCTGCGCCAATTGCAAGACAGCCATGATCCGCTGATTATCACCTTCCACGAACGCACCCAGCGCTTCCAGAGCTACCTGGTGGACGTTGACCGCGACAGTGGCACCATCAAGCTCGATGAAATGATCCCGCGCGACGGCGAACGCTTCATGCTGGCCGGCGAGCCATACAAGGTCGAAGGTTTTCATGAAGGCGTGCGTATCGCCTGGGAAAGCAACGGCACACCGACCCTCAGCGACTCGGGTGACGAGCGCTGCTACATCGCCCCGCTGCCCGACGAAGTGGTTTACCACCAGCGCCGCAATGCCTTCCGCGCGGCCCTGAAGCTGGCACAACTGGTCGACATCGACCTGGACGGGGAAAAGCTCAAGTCCCCGATCCGTGGCAAGCTGCTGGACATTTCCGCCACCGGCTGCAAGCTGCGCTTCGATGGTGACATCACCGAAAGCCTGCAACTGGGCCAGGTCTACGATCGCTTTGCCGCCGCCCTGCCCTTCGGCAAGATGACCGCACCGGTCGAACTGCGCTACCTGCACTTCGAAGAAAAAATCTCCACCACCTTCGCCGGCATCCGCTTTCACAACATGAGCGGGCTGGTGCAGCGTCAGGTCGAGCGCTTCGTCTACCAGTTGCAACGTGAAGCACGCCGCTTCGACAAAGACGACATGTAA
- a CDS encoding MFS transporter, which translates to MRQIWKAFRALYFASLMMLIGSGLLSTYLGLRLAADHVNSLWVGALMAANYFGLVLGGKIGHRLIARVGHIRAYSACAGIVGAAVLGHGLVDWLPAWIFLRVIVGLGMMCQYMVIESWLNEQADAPQRGTVFSGYMIASYLGLVLGQLILVMHPALGPELLMLVALCFALCLVPVALTRRIHPAPLRPAPMEPRFFIKRVPQSLSTVLGAGLIIGSFYGLAPLYAAQQGLSTEQVGLFMGTCIFAGLLVQWPLGWLSDRYDRAVLIRSFALLLAVAALPLAIMQQVPLEVLFITGFICSLVKFCLYPLAVAFSNDHVEADRRVSLTAMLLVTYGVGASIGPLVAGVLMKMFGSHMLYAFFSFFALVLVWRIRPKAVTNLHQVDDAPLHHVAMPDSMASSPLAAALDPRVDEQSVQDRMQVPVTPEPEPEPEPTPAEEAKPEAEPEVQKPASVPAQDSQKGDEPKVPDAIP; encoded by the coding sequence ATGCGCCAGATCTGGAAAGCTTTTCGAGCGCTGTACTTCGCTTCGCTGATGATGCTGATCGGCTCCGGCCTGTTGAGCACTTACCTGGGCTTGCGCCTGGCAGCCGACCACGTCAACAGCCTGTGGGTGGGTGCCTTGATGGCGGCCAACTATTTCGGCCTGGTGCTGGGCGGCAAGATCGGCCACCGGCTGATTGCCCGGGTCGGGCACATCCGGGCTTATTCGGCCTGTGCCGGGATCGTCGGCGCGGCGGTGCTCGGGCATGGCCTGGTGGATTGGCTGCCGGCGTGGATCTTCCTGCGGGTCATCGTCGGCCTCGGCATGATGTGCCAGTACATGGTGATCGAGAGCTGGCTCAACGAGCAGGCCGACGCGCCGCAGCGCGGTACGGTGTTCAGCGGCTACATGATCGCCTCCTACCTGGGGCTGGTGCTCGGCCAACTGATTCTGGTCATGCACCCGGCGCTCGGTCCGGAGTTGCTGATGCTGGTCGCCCTGTGCTTTGCCCTGTGCCTGGTGCCGGTGGCCCTGACCCGACGCATTCACCCGGCGCCCCTGCGGCCGGCGCCGATGGAGCCACGGTTCTTCATCAAGCGTGTGCCGCAGTCGCTGAGTACGGTGCTCGGCGCCGGGCTGATCATCGGCTCGTTCTACGGCCTGGCACCGCTGTATGCGGCGCAGCAGGGCTTGTCCACCGAGCAGGTCGGTCTGTTCATGGGTACCTGCATTTTTGCCGGCCTGCTGGTGCAGTGGCCGTTGGGCTGGTTGTCCGACCGTTATGATCGGGCCGTACTGATCCGTTCTTTTGCCTTGTTGCTCGCGGTGGCGGCGTTGCCCCTGGCGATCATGCAGCAGGTGCCGCTGGAAGTGCTGTTCATCACCGGCTTCATTTGCTCGCTGGTGAAGTTCTGCCTGTACCCGCTGGCGGTGGCTTTCTCCAACGACCACGTCGAGGCGGATCGCCGGGTGTCACTGACGGCCATGCTGCTGGTCACCTACGGCGTTGGCGCGAGTATCGGGCCGCTGGTGGCCGGGGTGCTGATGAAGATGTTCGGCAGCCACATGCTGTACGCCTTCTTCAGTTTCTTTGCTCTGGTGCTGGTGTGGCGGATCCGCCCGAAAGCGGTCACCAACCTGCACCAGGTGGACGATGCGCCGCTGCATCACGTCGCAATGCCGGACAGCATGGCGAGCTCGCCACTGGCCGCAGCCCTTGACCCGCGGGTGGATGAACAGTCGGTGCAGGATCGGATGCAGGTTCCAGTCACGCCAGAGCCTGAACCCGAGCCCGAGCCGACACCGGCGGAGGAGGCCAAGCCCGAGGCTGAGCCTGAGGTGCAAAAGCCCGCGTCCGTGCCCGCGCAAGATTCGCAAAAGGGTGATGAGCCCAAGGTCCCGGATGCCATTCCCTGA
- a CDS encoding glutamine synthetase family protein, with product MTTEGFLEGRRLQMARGVLLQCIMGGYPAAQFYGSDDGDLALVADPAQIHRLPWSQPPRAFAICDADELTGESSRLSTRGQLKSVIARYAALGLAPVVATELEFFVFAPNPDPTQPFQPPLGLDGRREDGHSAFSVSSNNGLRPFFQEVYEGMAALGLPRDTFMHEMGVSQFEINLLHGDPLLLADQTFLFKHLLKEVALKHGLTVVCMAKPLAHTPGSSMHIHQSLVEIASGRNVFSDDAGEPTATFRHFIGGQQAAMADFTALFAPNVNSYQRLCHPFASPNNACWSHDNRAAGLRIPASAPVARRVENRLPGADANPYLAIAASLAGGLHGIEQQLEPSAVIQGEFEVPDHLSLPCTLHAALERLSRSRLAKELFGKEFIEGYVATKTLELTSFFDEITPWERRVLAAQA from the coding sequence TCGAAGGACGGCGTTTGCAGATGGCGCGGGGTGTGCTGCTGCAATGCATCATGGGCGGTTATCCGGCCGCACAATTTTATGGCAGCGATGATGGCGACCTGGCGCTGGTGGCCGATCCTGCGCAGATTCACCGCTTGCCCTGGAGCCAGCCGCCGCGGGCCTTCGCCATTTGCGATGCCGATGAGCTGACGGGCGAAAGTTCGCGGCTGTCCACCCGAGGCCAGCTCAAAAGCGTGATCGCCCGTTATGCCGCGCTGGGCCTGGCGCCGGTGGTGGCCACGGAGCTGGAGTTCTTCGTCTTCGCCCCCAACCCCGACCCGACGCAACCGTTCCAGCCGCCGCTGGGCCTGGACGGTCGGCGCGAGGACGGGCATTCGGCATTCAGTGTCAGTTCCAACAACGGCCTGCGTCCATTCTTCCAGGAAGTCTATGAAGGCATGGCGGCACTGGGGCTGCCCCGCGATACGTTCATGCACGAGATGGGCGTCAGCCAGTTCGAAATCAATCTGCTGCACGGCGATCCGCTGTTGCTCGCCGACCAGACATTCCTGTTCAAGCACCTGCTCAAGGAAGTCGCGCTCAAGCACGGCCTGACCGTGGTCTGCATGGCCAAGCCGCTGGCGCACACGCCGGGCAGTTCGATGCACATCCACCAGAGCCTCGTCGAGATCGCCAGTGGCAGGAACGTGTTCAGCGACGACGCGGGGGAGCCGACCGCGACCTTCCGGCATTTCATCGGCGGGCAGCAGGCGGCGATGGCCGACTTCACCGCGCTGTTCGCGCCGAACGTGAATTCCTATCAGCGCCTGTGCCACCCGTTCGCCTCGCCCAACAATGCCTGCTGGTCCCACGACAACCGTGCGGCGGGCTTGCGCATTCCCGCGAGCGCGCCGGTTGCCCGTCGGGTCGAGAATCGCTTGCCGGGGGCCGACGCCAACCCCTACCTGGCGATTGCCGCCAGCCTGGCCGGGGGGTTGCATGGCATTGAACAGCAACTGGAGCCGAGTGCCGTGATCCAGGGCGAGTTCGAGGTGCCGGATCATCTTTCACTGCCCTGTACCTTGCATGCCGCCCTTGAACGTCTGAGCCGTAGCCGGTTGGCGAAGGAACTGTTCGGCAAGGAGTTCATCGAAGGCTACGTGGCTACGAAGACCCTGGAATTGACCAGCTTCTTTGATGAAATTACCCCCTGGGAGCGCCGTGTCCTGGCTGCCCAGGCCTGA